The genomic interval tatttgagacagagtgtcattctgtcgcccaggctggagtgcagtggcccgatctcggctcactgcaaactctgcctcccaggttcaagcaattctcctgccctacccccgcaagtagctgggattacaggcacccgccaccatacccggctaatgttttgtatttttcgtagagacaaggtttcaccatgttggccaggttggtctcaaactcctgacctcaggtgatctgcctgcctcggcctcccaaagttctgggattacaggcatgagccaccatgctgggccactaaatgatgatttttaaagtCAGATAATTATGCCGCACcttaatatttaatactttatttctacatatgacattttgatacaggcatgcccCATATCATATGGACTCTGTGTTACATAAAGTGTAGCTGTATTGAGGACAGTGTCCACTGCTAAAggcaaagttttaaaatgaaaagtccaTCTACCATTAGGTAAGTTCTGTTGCTTTAAGTTAGGACATTTTTAGATCTCTGGAAGTTGATGCCTGCTTTCCctctcagattttcttttttctttatttttttctttttgaggcaaggtctcactctgtcccccaggctggagtgcaatggcaagatcaaagctcactgcagcctcaacctcctgggctcaaatgatcttcccacctcagcctcccgagtagctgggaccacaggcatgggccaccagtcccaaataattttttcctattttttgtagagatggggtttcgccatgttgcccaggctggtctcaaattcctgggctcaagcaatcctcccatcttggcctcccaaagtgctggaattacgggcgtgagccaccacatccagcccagaTTACCTTTTTTAACTTATTGACAGATAAAGATCTGGTCTGCTGTAATCAAAAAATTTTCTGTTGAGAATAAATCTGAGAGGTAGCATCCTGGAAGTAGAACCATCAAACTATAGAACCATTTTCTTTACAGTCTCAAGGAAAAGAGTGGTTGTATTGATTCATTCTATCCTTTCTCTTGTGCAGATGAAAGAAAAGCAATTGACAAAATGCCTACATTTTAATGTGAGATGTCAGACTGCACATACTTTTCACTTCAAGGTAGTCTAAGAATCTGTGGGGTTCTCTGatataaatacatgttttctcGCAGAGGGCAGAAATTGCTTCATAAGGAGTCattttgtcctttctttcttctgataAACCTGCCCTCTCCTCCTCTGCAAGGGTTCACAGTAATGTGCAACGTCCACGCTCCATGCTAAGTGACAATGACTGTAATTTGAGAGAGCAGTGACCAAACCATTGGCTCCTTCAGAGGCTGGCTATTTCAGCCATCTGGAGAAAAATGGAGGCTCCTAATGCCGAGTGAGGACCTTAAATCGTCTAGGGCAAAGACTCATTTGTtcgttcattcattaattcacccATGCACTTGTTGGACAAACTTGAATAGGGTACTATGCCCCAGGCGGGTGAGGAAGGATAAACTGCGGAGGGGCCCATTCACAACAGCTGCACATCAGGGCAGAGCAGAAGTGTGCTAAGAGCACCAGCTCCAGGTCACCCAAGGATGACCAGGAAGGCTCCAGGCAGATCAAGCATTCAAGCTGGGTTTGGAGGAATATCCTTGATTCTGGAGGTGGAGTTGGGAAGCAGCCATCCCAGACAAGAAAATGGCAGCATAGAAGCTGAAGACACCAGGATGAGGAGTGGGCCAGTCAGAGTCCTTACTCCTGCATGTGCTGGGGGACAGATGGACTCCTACAAAGAGCTGAATGCTGGACTGAGAAGTTTTAGTCCTTAGGAGCTACTGATTGTTGCCAGCAGGAGGTGACAGCTCCTACCCTGGCAGCTGCCCATAGGAAGTGAAGAGCTGGGGAGGAAGATCCTCAAGGCAGTGAGGACAGAATGCAATATCCCTAGGGGAAGGCAGTGAGGGCCAGAACTAGGGCACCGGCGGGGAGAATGGGTGGGACAGGAGAGCCGTGGAAGATGGGATGAAGCCAGAAGGAGAGCCGGAGAAGGATTTGAGGTGGGTGAAGATGGTGGGAGTGCCAAGGGGattctcacatttttatttttaactttaaaaaatttttaatagagacaaggtctcgccatcttgcctaggctggtcttgaatttctgagctaaagtgatcctcttgtctcagtctctcaaagtgccgggattacaggcatgagccaccacgcccaaccaatcctcacatttttattttgatacagagtctcactctgtcccccaggctggagtgcagtggcatgatcttggttcactgcaacctccgcctcccaggttcaagagattctcctgcctcagcctcccaagtagctgggattacaggtgtgcaccaccacacctggctaatttttgtatttttagtagagacagggtttcaccatgttggccaggctgatctggaactcctgaccttgagttatctgcccagctctgccttccaaagtgctgggattacaggcatgaaccaccgtaccTGACCGATTCTCACATTCTGAAATGACAGTTAAGCCCAGGACTCAAGTCAGGAAGAGAAGCCAATGACTTGGTTTTGGTGAGAAGGTTATGCATTTGTTTCTGAACATGTTGACAATGAGACTAAGTCATAGTTTCTTGTGCACCTCCCTTGGTGCCTAGAAGAAAGGTTAAAACAGGACAAATTCCAGAAGGACTATCTTGAGAGAGGAGTCACGTGGGCTCAGAAGGCCCAGGGGCCCTTGGGAGCAGCATGCAAGGGCAGCAGTGGCTTGCCTCACTTGGTTCTCccgttctttcttctttcccttgtaAAAGTAACTGAAGCTTAAAGGTGAAAATGACTTAAATAATAGAAACCATGTTAGCCCTACTCCCCTTCCCCATTAGCCACAAATTGGTGGCGATCACCGTTTTGTGCACCGAGCCTGGGTCTCACGCTTGCAAGTCCTTGAGCTCATCTGGAGTCAGCTTCATCAGTTTGTCCACACAGAGCAGGATGAGGGTGAGGAACCAGAGGCTCCAGCCAACAGCCGCCGCGATCCAGCCGTACTCGTCCACTCCTGCGCGGCAGCACCGGGCTGCTTGTGGGCAGAAGTCCACGTCTGGTGGGGAAGGGAGAGTAAGGACGACGGCATGCACCACCAGTCCCACCAGGCTTCTCTACCATTAATATTAACAGAACAATCACAGCGCGGTAGCTGACACTGATGTGGgtctactatgtgccatgcactgtgcTGTGTGCTTTTACACATTAGCTTATGCCTTGCTCACAAAGTGACAGGTgcaatttttattcccattttacatgaagaaactgagggtgtaacttgcccaaggtcacaagaTGGAAGAAGGAGAACTCAAACCAAGTCTGCAGGACTCTGAAGCCATACTCTTAACCTCTATGTATTATTCCCTAatacccttccttttttttttttttttttctttttgagacagagtctcactctgtcacccaggctggagtgcaatggatgacagagtctcactctgtcgcccaggctggagccaagCAATGgaggcttggctcactgcaacctccaccttctgggttcaagcaattctcctgcctcagcctcccaagtagctgggattacaggtgcgtgccaccacacctggctaatgttttgtgtttttagtagagaaggggtttcaccctgttggccaggctggtctcgaactcctggtctcaagtgatccacctgcctcaacctcccaaagtgctggaattacaggcctgacccaccatgcctggcctacccTTCCTTTTAAGTGCCCAAGTTAATGCATTCGGTCATTCAGTGAGGGCAGGATAAAGGGAACCAGACAAAATAAAGCgaaactttcttcttttctttttgagagggagtctcactgtgttgccccggctggagtgcagtggtgcaatcttggctcactgcaacctctgcctcccaggttcaagcaattcttctgtctcagcctccctagtagctggcactacaggtgcatgccaccacctgtatttttttgtatttttagtagagac from Rhinopithecus roxellana isolate Shanxi Qingling chromosome 6, ASM756505v1, whole genome shotgun sequence carries:
- the TMEM213 gene encoding transmembrane protein 213 isoform X2, which gives rise to MQSLPTATRAALILGLAFASLHSACSAASSSNSSTLTAHHPDPGTLELCLNVDFCPQAARCCRAGVDEYGWIAAAVGWSLWFLTLILLCVDKLMKLTPDELKDLQA
- the TMEM213 gene encoding transmembrane protein 213 isoform X1; protein product: MQSLPTATRAALILGLAFASLHSACSAEASSSNSSTLTAHHPDPGTLELCLNVDFCPQAARCCRAGVDEYGWIAAAVGWSLWFLTLILLCVDKLMKLTPDELKDLQA